One window of Candidatus Limnocylindria bacterium genomic DNA carries:
- a CDS encoding mannose-1-phosphate guanylyltransferase translates to MPRLYALILSGGAGTRLWPLSRRGKPKQFLPLTGERTLLQDTVERVVEFIPIERVFAVAPPEHRELIHEQLPELRADHVVVEPYPRGNAAAIGLAMAALHAFDPEAVVAILPSDHVIEKRAKFREVLVAATAAAEAGHLVTLGIEPESPDTGFGYIEAGDKLDLRAPLPVHAIKRFIEKPKRDAAEKMIAAGGHYWNAGMFVWRVTEIVKAFEEHLPATAKALHALADAVGTPRYEGVLAEVWEETDKTTIDYGILEKAKNVAVVPADIGWHDIGSWGRLASIVQRSDNWSSDGHVAIGAGDNYAWAPGKLVALVGVEGLIVVDTPDALLVASKEHAEEVKEVVDHLRSEEREELL, encoded by the coding sequence TTGCCCCGGCTGTATGCGCTGATCCTCTCGGGCGGGGCGGGCACGCGGCTCTGGCCCCTCTCGCGGCGTGGTAAGCCGAAGCAGTTCCTTCCGCTCACAGGCGAGCGCACGCTGCTGCAGGACACGGTCGAGCGCGTCGTCGAATTCATCCCGATCGAGCGGGTCTTCGCCGTGGCGCCGCCCGAGCACCGGGAGCTGATCCACGAGCAGCTGCCCGAGCTGCGCGCCGACCACGTCGTCGTCGAGCCATACCCGCGGGGGAACGCCGCGGCGATCGGGCTCGCGATGGCGGCGCTGCACGCGTTCGACCCCGAGGCGGTCGTAGCGATCCTGCCCTCGGATCACGTGATCGAGAAGCGCGCGAAGTTCCGCGAGGTGCTGGTCGCCGCGACGGCCGCAGCCGAGGCGGGGCATCTCGTCACGCTCGGCATCGAGCCCGAGAGCCCCGACACCGGCTTCGGCTACATCGAGGCGGGCGACAAGCTGGATCTGAGGGCACCCCTGCCGGTGCACGCGATCAAGCGCTTCATCGAGAAGCCGAAACGCGACGCCGCGGAGAAGATGATCGCCGCTGGTGGGCACTACTGGAACGCCGGGATGTTCGTCTGGCGCGTGACCGAGATCGTGAAGGCGTTCGAGGAGCACCTGCCGGCGACCGCAAAGGCGCTGCACGCGCTAGCCGACGCCGTCGGCACGCCGCGCTATGAGGGCGTGCTCGCGGAGGTCTGGGAGGAGACCGACAAGACGACGATCGACTACGGCATCCTGGAGAAGGCGAAGAACGTCGCCGTCGTTCCTGCCGACATCGGCTGGCACGACATCGGGAGCTGGGGCCGCCTCGCGTCCATCGTGCAGCGCTCGGATAACTGGTCGTCGGACGGCCATGTGGCGATCGGCGCGGGGGACAACTACGCCTGGGCTCCGGGGAAGCTCGTTGCCCTGGTCGGGGTCGAGGGGCTCATCGTCGTGGACACCCCGGACGCCCTGCTGGTGGCCTCGAAAGAGCATGCCGAGGAGGTAAAAGAGGTGGTCGACCACCTCCGCAGCGAGGAGCGGGAAGAGCTGCTCTAG
- the trpS gene encoding tryptophan--tRNA ligase, giving the protein MTAELSVPKTAPAAKQTRKRILTGDRPTGRLHVGNYVGTLANRVKLQDSYETFLLVADHHMLTTKLDGLGEIEQNIREDVLDNLAVGVDPEKVTYILQSLVPQIPELHLYFSMLVSVPRVQRIPTLKDQLRDHGLAQPTYGLLGYPVLQAADILIVKGDLVPVGRDQESHIELTREIARRFNELFAPVFPVPESLIPDMGLLPGIDGREKMGKSLDNAIYLSDDTKTVEKKIRSMYTDPNRVRADTPGRVEGNPVFVYHDTFNTDKAEVDDLKSRYREGKVGDAEVKTKLFAAMEKFLAPIRERRAELAAKPKLVDEILAAGSERARREAAATLHEVRHAMRLDYFGR; this is encoded by the coding sequence ATGACCGCGGAATTGAGCGTTCCGAAGACCGCGCCTGCGGCCAAGCAGACGCGAAAGCGCATCCTGACGGGCGATCGCCCTACGGGTCGCCTCCACGTGGGCAACTACGTCGGCACGCTCGCGAATCGCGTGAAGTTGCAGGACTCGTACGAGACGTTCCTGCTCGTCGCCGACCACCACATGCTCACGACCAAGCTCGACGGTCTCGGCGAGATCGAGCAGAACATTCGCGAGGACGTCCTCGACAACCTGGCGGTCGGCGTCGATCCGGAGAAAGTCACCTACATCCTCCAGTCGCTGGTGCCGCAGATCCCCGAGCTCCACCTGTACTTCTCGATGCTGGTCTCAGTCCCGAGAGTCCAGAGGATCCCGACGCTGAAGGACCAGCTGCGCGATCACGGCCTCGCGCAGCCGACATATGGGCTCCTCGGTTACCCGGTGCTTCAGGCCGCGGACATCCTCATCGTGAAGGGCGACCTCGTGCCGGTCGGACGCGACCAGGAGTCGCACATCGAGCTGACGCGAGAGATCGCGCGTCGGTTCAACGAGCTGTTCGCGCCGGTGTTCCCGGTCCCCGAGTCGCTCATACCGGATATGGGACTTCTCCCCGGCATCGACGGGCGAGAGAAGATGGGTAAGAGTCTCGACAACGCGATCTACCTGAGCGACGACACGAAGACCGTGGAGAAGAAGATCCGCTCGATGTACACCGACCCGAACCGCGTCCGTGCCGATACACCGGGACGCGTCGAGGGAAATCCGGTCTTCGTCTACCACGACACGTTCAACACCGACAAGGCCGAGGTCGACGACCTCAAGTCGCGCTACCGCGAGGGAAAGGTCGGAGACGCCGAAGTGAAGACCAAGCTCTTCGCGGCGATGGAGAAGTTCCTTGCGCCGATCCGCGAGCGTCGCGCGGAGCTCGCCGCGAAACCGAAACTCGTCGACGAGATCCTCGCCGCCGGCAGCGAGCGCGCGCGCCGCGAGGCGGCCGCGACCCTCCACGAGGTCCGTCACGCGATGCGTCTCGACTACTTCGGGCGCTAG